From Methylopila sp. M107, a single genomic window includes:
- a CDS encoding DUF3309 family protein — protein sequence MSTILIVILILVLVGVLPLWPHSRGFGYGPGGIIGLVLLVLIVLALLGRL from the coding sequence ATGTCCACAATTCTGATCGTCATCCTGATCCTGGTCCTGGTCGGCGTGCTGCCGCTGTGGCCGCATTCGCGCGGCTTCGGCTATGGGCCGGGCGGCATCATCGGCCTCGTGCTGCTGGTGCTGATCGTGCTGGCGCTGCTCGGCCGCCTTTAA
- a CDS encoding carbohydrate porin has product MRRLSRAGFAAALLAAIAPAPAMADDDDAKPGSAVASPAQDDDDDRDPSILDSVPALGPIKNARDALAAKGLTFSGFYFSDPRANLHGGMREGATYSGLLKVAIDADLETIAGVKDASVHVDMLQIHGRDLSEEYIGNVLSVNDIGARPTTRLFEAYYQQKLGNLTLKFGQLASDEEYFISDHAEQVFIGATFGWAAAPSLNLPQEGPAYPLAVLGAQAQYDVSDRLTVIGAIYNGYAARPKALDAEKANPHGLNFRLGDPPFMIAEARYRFEGLGGLPAKLKLGGYGHFGDFDDLKRGTDGLTLGAPGSNDDPRRHDGNLNLYAVLDQQLWRFSGDDPERGIGFFLRAVWGPKDRNTISAYVDGGLTAKGLLPGRPDDLAGVAVAWADFSPGLAAVDRAAADGAIRRYEAKIEATYKAQVLPGMTVAPTFQYVMRPGGGPPEDGGPRIPNATVFGVTTIVTF; this is encoded by the coding sequence ATGCGGCGTCTCAGTCGGGCGGGATTTGCAGCGGCGCTGCTGGCGGCGATCGCCCCGGCGCCCGCGATGGCCGACGACGACGACGCGAAGCCGGGGTCAGCCGTCGCCTCTCCGGCGCAGGACGACGACGACGACCGCGACCCGTCGATCCTCGACAGCGTCCCGGCGCTCGGCCCCATCAAAAACGCCCGCGACGCGCTCGCCGCCAAGGGCCTGACCTTCTCCGGCTTCTACTTCTCCGACCCGCGCGCCAACCTCCACGGCGGCATGCGCGAGGGCGCGACCTATAGCGGCCTGCTCAAGGTCGCGATCGACGCCGACCTCGAGACGATCGCCGGCGTCAAGGACGCCTCGGTCCATGTCGACATGCTGCAGATCCACGGCCGGGACCTGTCGGAAGAGTATATCGGCAACGTCCTGTCGGTGAACGACATCGGCGCGCGCCCCACCACCCGCCTGTTCGAGGCCTATTACCAGCAGAAGCTCGGAAATCTGACGCTGAAGTTCGGACAGCTCGCTTCGGACGAGGAGTATTTCATCTCCGACCACGCAGAACAGGTCTTCATCGGCGCGACCTTCGGCTGGGCCGCGGCCCCCTCGCTCAACCTGCCGCAGGAAGGCCCGGCCTATCCGCTCGCGGTCCTGGGCGCGCAGGCGCAGTACGACGTTTCGGACCGCCTCACCGTCATCGGCGCGATCTACAACGGATACGCCGCGCGCCCCAAAGCGCTCGACGCCGAAAAGGCGAACCCGCACGGGCTGAACTTCCGGTTGGGCGACCCGCCCTTCATGATCGCCGAGGCGCGCTACCGCTTCGAAGGCCTTGGCGGCCTGCCGGCGAAGCTGAAGCTCGGCGGCTACGGTCATTTCGGAGACTTCGACGACCTGAAGCGCGGAACCGACGGCCTGACGCTGGGCGCGCCCGGCTCGAACGACGACCCGCGCCGCCACGACGGCAACCTCAACCTCTACGCCGTGCTCGACCAGCAGCTCTGGCGCTTCTCGGGCGACGATCCGGAGCGCGGAATCGGCTTCTTCTTGCGCGCCGTCTGGGGCCCGAAGGACCGCAACACGATCTCGGCCTATGTCGACGGCGGCCTGACCGCCAAGGGGCTCCTGCCCGGCCGGCCCGACGACCTCGCCGGCGTCGCGGTCGCCTGGGCGGACTTTTCGCCGGGCCTGGCGGCGGTCGACCGGGCGGCGGCCGACGGCGCGATCCGCCGCTACGAGGCCAAGATCGAGGCGACCTACAAGGCGCAAGTTCTGCCCGGCATGACGGTCGCGCCGACGTTCCAATATGTCATGCGCCCGGGCGGCGGCCCGCCGGAGGACGGCGGCCCGCGCATCCCCAACGCGACCGTGTTCGGCGTGACGACGATCGTGACGTTCTGA
- a CDS encoding DUF1236 domain-containing protein translates to MRIALAAAALSAFVVSVPGVASAQGVVIEERRDPEIVVREPEERVIVREPRERVVEEERVQVRRAPDSVRRYVIEERRPSVRYERRVVVGDVLPDDVELHDVPDSDYGYTVLNGRRVVVDDNRRVVDEFD, encoded by the coding sequence ATGCGCATCGCGCTTGCCGCCGCCGCTTTGTCGGCATTTGTTGTTTCGGTTCCGGGCGTCGCGTCGGCGCAAGGGGTCGTGATCGAGGAGCGTCGCGATCCGGAGATCGTCGTCCGCGAGCCGGAGGAGCGCGTCATCGTGCGCGAGCCGCGCGAGCGGGTCGTCGAGGAGGAGCGCGTCCAGGTGCGCCGCGCGCCGGATTCGGTCCGCCGCTATGTCATCGAGGAGCGGCGCCCGTCGGTGCGCTACGAGCGCCGCGTCGTGGTGGGCGACGTGCTGCCCGACGACGTCGAGCTGCATGACGTGCCGGATTCCGACTATGGCTACACGGTGCTGAACGGCCGCCGGGTGGTGGTCGACGACAACCGCCGCGTGGTCGACGAGTTCGACTGA
- a CDS encoding efflux RND transporter permease subunit translates to MNISKFFIDRPVFAGVLSAMIFLVGLLSIPALPISEYPDVVPPQIVVRATYPGANPKVISETVATPIEEQINGVEDMLYMSSQATTDGVMTLTVTFALGADPDKAQQLVQNRVSQAEPRLPEEVRALGVTTVKSSPDLTLVVHLTSPNGRYDSKYLRNYAVLNVKDRLARIQGVGQVQLFGSGDYSMRVWLDPQRVAEHGLSAADVVAEIRAQNVQAAAGVVGGSPTPQGVELQLSVNAQGRLSSEEEFGDIIVKSGGQGEIVRLRDVARIEMGASDYALRSLLDNKSAVAVPVFQAPGSNAIEIADRVQAEMRDVKANMPDGVDYEIVYDTTQFVRASIEAVIHTLLEAVALVVLVVILFLQTWRASIIPLIAVPVSIVGTFAVMHLLGFSINALSLFGLVLAIGIVVDDAIVVVENVERNIEEGLQPRAAALKAMQEVSGPIVAIALVLIAVFVPLAFISGLTGQFYKQFALTIAISTVISAINSLTLSPALAALLLKGHDAPKDWLTKGMDFLFGWFFRRFNAAFSWASGIYGKGVSIAIGRKIVMLALYVGLIALTGQLFKTIPGGFVPAQDKQYLVGFAQLPDAATLDRTEDVIRRMGEIAMKEPGVKNAISFPGLSINGFTNSSNAGIVFVGLDKFEDRKDPSLSAAAIAAKLNGQYAGIKEAVIAMFPPPPVQGLGTIGGFKLEIEDKAGLGYDALDKATKAFLAKANQAPELAGLFSSYQVNVPQLFADIDRVKARQLGVPVADVFNTLQIYFGSLYVNDFNKFGRTYSVRVQADSQFRARPEDVGFLKVRSQSGEMIPLSALMTVKSASGPERAMRYNGFLSADVNGGAAPGYSTGQAQAVVEKIAHETLPKGMSFEWTELTYQEIIAGNSGLIVFPVAILLVFLVLAAQYESLSLPISIILIVPMGILAGLAGVWITGGDNNVFTQIGLIVLVGLSAKNAILIVEFARELEHHGRTPLQAAIEASRLRLRPILMTSLAFIMGVLPLAAATGAGSEMRAAMGVAVFSGMIGVTVFGLFLTPVFYVVIRTLAGGGRKAEPEPTPEVAKAADPAAPNATLSIG, encoded by the coding sequence ATGAACATCTCGAAATTCTTCATCGACCGGCCGGTCTTCGCCGGCGTTCTGTCGGCGATGATCTTCCTCGTCGGCTTGCTGTCGATCCCGGCGCTGCCGATCTCGGAATATCCGGACGTCGTGCCGCCGCAGATCGTGGTGCGCGCGACTTACCCTGGCGCGAACCCGAAGGTGATTTCGGAAACCGTCGCGACCCCGATCGAGGAGCAGATCAACGGCGTCGAGGACATGCTCTACATGTCCTCCCAGGCGACGACCGACGGCGTCATGACGCTGACGGTGACGTTCGCGCTCGGCGCCGATCCCGACAAGGCGCAGCAGCTCGTCCAGAACCGCGTCTCACAGGCCGAGCCGCGCCTTCCGGAAGAGGTGAGGGCGCTCGGCGTCACCACGGTGAAGTCCTCGCCGGACCTCACGCTCGTGGTGCATCTGACGTCGCCGAACGGGCGCTACGACTCGAAATATCTGCGCAACTACGCGGTGCTGAACGTGAAGGACCGGCTCGCCCGCATCCAGGGCGTCGGCCAGGTCCAGCTGTTCGGCTCGGGCGATTACTCCATGCGCGTCTGGCTCGACCCGCAGAGGGTCGCGGAGCACGGGCTGTCGGCGGCCGACGTCGTCGCCGAGATCCGCGCCCAGAACGTGCAGGCGGCCGCGGGCGTCGTCGGCGGCTCGCCGACCCCGCAGGGCGTCGAGCTGCAGCTCTCCGTCAACGCGCAGGGGCGGCTGTCGAGCGAAGAAGAGTTCGGCGACATCATCGTGAAGTCCGGCGGACAAGGCGAGATCGTGCGCCTGCGCGACGTCGCGCGGATCGAGATGGGCGCGTCGGATTACGCGCTGCGCTCGCTGCTCGACAACAAGTCGGCCGTCGCGGTGCCGGTGTTCCAGGCGCCGGGCTCGAACGCGATCGAGATCGCAGACCGGGTTCAGGCCGAGATGCGCGACGTCAAGGCCAACATGCCGGACGGCGTCGACTACGAGATCGTCTACGACACCACCCAGTTCGTGCGCGCCTCCATCGAAGCCGTGATCCACACGCTGCTGGAGGCCGTCGCGCTCGTCGTGCTGGTGGTGATCCTGTTCCTGCAGACCTGGCGGGCGTCCATCATCCCGCTGATCGCCGTGCCGGTGTCGATCGTCGGCACCTTCGCGGTGATGCACCTGCTCGGCTTCTCGATCAACGCGCTCAGCCTCTTCGGCCTCGTGCTCGCGATCGGCATCGTGGTCGACGACGCCATCGTCGTGGTCGAGAACGTCGAGCGCAACATCGAGGAGGGGCTGCAGCCCCGCGCCGCCGCTCTGAAGGCGATGCAGGAGGTGTCCGGCCCGATCGTCGCGATCGCGCTGGTGCTGATCGCGGTGTTCGTGCCGCTCGCCTTCATCTCGGGGCTGACCGGCCAGTTCTACAAGCAGTTCGCGCTGACCATCGCGATCTCGACGGTGATTTCGGCGATCAACTCGCTGACCCTGTCGCCGGCGCTGGCCGCCCTGCTGCTGAAAGGCCATGACGCGCCGAAGGACTGGCTGACCAAGGGCATGGACTTCCTGTTCGGCTGGTTCTTCCGCCGCTTCAACGCCGCCTTCTCATGGGCGTCCGGGATCTACGGCAAGGGCGTGTCGATCGCGATCGGCCGCAAGATCGTGATGCTCGCGCTCTATGTCGGGCTGATCGCGCTGACGGGCCAGCTGTTCAAGACCATCCCCGGCGGCTTCGTGCCGGCGCAGGACAAGCAGTACCTCGTCGGCTTCGCGCAGCTGCCGGACGCCGCGACCCTCGACCGGACCGAGGACGTGATCCGCCGCATGGGCGAGATCGCCATGAAGGAGCCGGGCGTGAAGAACGCCATCTCCTTCCCGGGCCTGTCGATCAACGGCTTCACCAACTCGTCCAACGCCGGCATCGTGTTCGTCGGGCTCGACAAGTTCGAGGACCGGAAGGACCCGTCCTTAAGCGCCGCCGCGATCGCCGCGAAGCTGAACGGGCAGTACGCCGGCATCAAGGAAGCCGTGATCGCGATGTTCCCGCCGCCGCCCGTGCAGGGCCTCGGCACCATCGGCGGCTTCAAGCTCGAGATCGAGGACAAGGCCGGGCTCGGCTACGACGCGCTCGACAAGGCCACCAAGGCGTTCCTCGCCAAGGCCAACCAGGCGCCGGAGCTCGCCGGGTTGTTCTCCTCCTATCAGGTGAACGTGCCGCAGCTGTTCGCCGACATCGACCGCGTGAAGGCGCGCCAGCTCGGCGTGCCGGTCGCGGACGTGTTCAACACGCTGCAGATCTATTTCGGCTCGCTCTACGTCAACGACTTCAACAAGTTCGGCCGCACCTATTCGGTGCGCGTGCAGGCCGACAGCCAGTTCCGCGCAAGGCCGGAGGACGTCGGCTTCCTGAAGGTGCGCTCGCAGTCGGGCGAGATGATCCCGCTGTCGGCGCTGATGACGGTGAAGTCCGCGTCCGGCCCGGAGCGCGCCATGCGCTACAACGGCTTCCTCTCCGCCGACGTCAATGGCGGCGCGGCGCCCGGCTACTCGACCGGGCAGGCGCAGGCCGTGGTGGAGAAGATCGCCCACGAGACGCTGCCCAAGGGCATGTCGTTCGAATGGACCGAGCTCACCTATCAGGAGATCATCGCGGGCAATTCGGGGCTCATCGTGTTCCCGGTCGCGATCCTGCTCGTCTTCCTGGTGCTCGCCGCCCAGTATGAGAGCCTGAGCCTGCCGATCTCGATCATCCTGATCGTGCCGATGGGCATTCTCGCGGGCCTCGCGGGCGTCTGGATAACGGGCGGTGACAACAACGTCTTCACCCAGATCGGACTGATCGTGCTGGTCGGCCTGTCGGCCAAGAACGCGATCCTGATCGTCGAGTTTGCGCGCGAGCTGGAGCATCACGGCCGCACGCCGTTGCAGGCGGCGATCGAGGCGAGCCGGCTGCGGTTGCGCCCGATCCTGATGACCTCGCTCGCCTTCATCATGGGCGTGCTGCCGCTCGCGGCGGCGACCGGCGCGGGTTCCGAGATGCGCGCCGCGATGGGCGTCGCGGTGTTCTCGGGAATGATCGGCGTGACGGTGTTCGGCCTGTTTCTGACCCCGGTGTTCTACGTCGTGATCCGGACGCTCGCGGGCGGCGGGCGCAAGGCCGAGCCGGAGCCGACGCCCGAAGTCGCGAAAGCGGCGGACCCGGCGGCGCCGAACGCGACGCTCTCGATCGGTTGA
- a CDS encoding YcgN family cysteine cluster protein: MRPVDRPAAAQAGQPAEPFWRTKTLREMTAAEWESLCDGCGRCCLLKLQDEDTDRIAYTDVACRLLDCDSCRCSNYPERAKHVPDCVQLTPAVVEEIGWLPKTCGYRLIRDGEDLRWWHPLVSGSAETVHEAGVSVRDRVFCSETEIAEEDLEDRMVSWPAKGAGGAAKKYEKI; this comes from the coding sequence GTGCGGCCCGTCGACCGGCCGGCGGCCGCGCAGGCCGGCCAACCGGCGGAGCCGTTCTGGCGCACCAAGACGCTGCGCGAGATGACCGCGGCCGAATGGGAGAGCCTCTGCGACGGCTGCGGCCGCTGCTGCCTGCTGAAGCTGCAGGACGAGGACACCGACCGCATCGCCTACACCGACGTCGCCTGCCGCCTGCTCGACTGCGACAGCTGCCGCTGCTCGAACTATCCCGAGCGGGCGAAACACGTCCCCGACTGCGTCCAGCTGACGCCCGCGGTGGTGGAGGAGATCGGCTGGCTCCCAAAAACCTGCGGCTACCGCCTCATCCGCGACGGCGAGGATCTGCGCTGGTGGCACCCGCTGGTGTCAGGCTCTGCGGAGACCGTCCACGAAGCCGGCGTCTCGGTTCGGGACAGGGTGTTCTGTTCCGAGACCGAGATCGCCGAGGAGGATTTGGAGGACCGGATGGTGAGCTGGCCGGCGAAGGGGGCGGGCGGGGCTGCAAAGAAATATGAAAAAATATAA
- a CDS encoding NAD(P)-binding domain-containing protein has protein sequence MSLTIKPNRRHALALAAAGVAALALPLGTARAQGKLKIGTIGAGSLGGAVGALWVKAGHEVMFSSRSPDELKTLVAELGPNARAGTVQEAIAFGDAILLAIPYAAYPEAGKAYGEALKGKIVMDAGNANRSDLFEETKRNGIGVTTKKFFPGARLVRAFNAANNRLFTENAGKEPRMAIPLAGDDAAALKVVSDLVTSARLEPLVVGGLKDADRFAMGTDGFGHVLPAKELAAKLGVTH, from the coding sequence ATGTCTCTGACGATCAAGCCCAACCGCCGCCACGCGCTCGCGCTCGCCGCTGCAGGGGTAGCCGCGCTCGCGCTGCCGCTCGGTACGGCGCGGGCGCAAGGAAAGCTCAAGATCGGCACGATCGGGGCGGGCAGCCTCGGCGGCGCGGTCGGGGCGCTCTGGGTCAAGGCCGGGCATGAGGTGATGTTCTCGTCCCGCAGCCCGGACGAGTTGAAAACCCTCGTCGCGGAGCTCGGGCCGAACGCCCGCGCCGGGACGGTTCAGGAGGCGATCGCGTTCGGCGACGCCATCCTGCTCGCGATCCCCTATGCGGCTTATCCCGAGGCCGGCAAGGCCTATGGCGAGGCGCTGAAGGGCAAGATCGTGATGGACGCCGGCAACGCCAACCGCAGCGACCTGTTCGAGGAGACCAAGCGGAACGGGATCGGCGTCACGACGAAGAAATTCTTCCCCGGCGCGCGACTGGTCCGGGCGTTCAACGCGGCGAACAACCGGCTGTTCACCGAGAACGCCGGCAAGGAGCCCAGGATGGCGATTCCGCTCGCGGGCGACGACGCCGCGGCGCTGAAAGTCGTGAGCGATCTGGTGACGTCCGCGAGGCTCGAGCCGCTGGTGGTCGGCGGGCTGAAGGACGCCGACAGGTTCGCGATGGGCACGGACGGTTTCGGACATGTGCTGCCCGCGAAGGAGCTGGCCGCGAAGCTCGGGGTGACGCATTGA
- a CDS encoding TetR/AcrR family transcriptional regulator, translated as MGRPKEFDPDEALCAALQVFWKRGFEGASMTDLTDAMGITRPSLYATYGNKEELFRKVLDRYEQSHLCFVAGALAEPTARRTIETLLRGYADVLTNPMHPPGCLGVNSAVCGGGESAAIRQELIARRSLSEETLRQRLERAHQDGELAAGENPADWARYVMSVGLGMAVKAASGATRDELYRVADIALRALPTAARGRVDALEAAG; from the coding sequence ATGGGCAGGCCGAAAGAGTTCGACCCCGACGAGGCGCTGTGCGCGGCGCTGCAGGTGTTCTGGAAGCGCGGCTTCGAGGGCGCGTCGATGACGGACCTCACGGACGCGATGGGCATCACCCGCCCGAGCCTCTACGCGACCTACGGCAACAAGGAAGAGCTGTTCCGCAAGGTGCTGGACCGCTACGAGCAGAGCCACCTGTGCTTCGTCGCCGGCGCCCTCGCCGAACCGACCGCCCGCCGCACGATCGAGACCCTGCTGCGCGGCTATGCGGACGTCCTGACAAATCCGATGCACCCGCCCGGCTGTCTCGGCGTCAACAGCGCGGTCTGCGGCGGCGGCGAGAGCGCCGCTATCCGCCAGGAGCTGATCGCGCGCCGCTCGTTGAGCGAGGAGACGCTGCGCCAGCGACTGGAACGCGCCCATCAGGACGGCGAGCTGGCGGCGGGCGAAAACCCCGCCGACTGGGCGCGCTACGTGATGTCGGTCGGGCTCGGCATGGCCGTGAAGGCGGCCTCCGGCGCGACGCGGGACGAGCTCTACCGGGTGGCCGACATCGCGCTGCGGGCGCTGCCGACGGCGGCGCGCGGCAGGGTCGACGCGCTGGAAGCGGCGGGTTGA
- a CDS encoding efflux RND transporter periplasmic adaptor subunit yields MSSRFSRLGRTAAATAALALAGVAIISFEAGPDSAPAKAAAAEQATPASVARVEKRPVANWSAFSGRLEAVDRVEIRPRVAGEVISAQFREGAIVKRGDVLFSIDRAPYAAAVDRAKAEVAATEARAKLARADLDRGRKMTSIAITSRDLDQRESELRSAEAAKQGAEAALRSAELDLGYTEIRAPVAGRVGRIEVTQGNLVAAGPGAPVLTRLVSVDPIYASFDADERAVLKALDTLPEGVERSAAIGAIPVEMSTNAGGATARGKLQYVDPSVQAAAGTVRVRAEFPNPDGRLFPGQFARLKMGEAKDADAVLVSERAVGVDQDKSFVLVVGDDDRAAYREIRLGASADGLKIVLEGLSGGERVVVEGLQKLRPGALVAPQPVAMNGMKLDQRQASVK; encoded by the coding sequence ATGTCCAGCAGGTTTTCACGCCTCGGCCGCACGGCCGCGGCAACGGCTGCGCTCGCTCTGGCGGGCGTCGCGATCATCTCGTTCGAGGCCGGGCCCGATAGCGCCCCCGCCAAGGCCGCGGCCGCCGAACAGGCGACGCCGGCTTCCGTGGCGCGGGTGGAGAAACGGCCGGTCGCGAACTGGTCGGCGTTTTCCGGCCGGCTCGAGGCGGTCGACCGGGTCGAGATCCGGCCCCGCGTCGCGGGCGAGGTGATCTCGGCGCAGTTCCGCGAGGGCGCAATCGTCAAGCGAGGCGACGTGCTGTTCTCGATCGACCGCGCGCCGTACGCGGCGGCGGTCGACCGCGCGAAGGCTGAGGTCGCGGCCACGGAAGCGCGCGCAAAGCTCGCCCGGGCCGATCTCGACCGGGGCCGCAAGATGACGTCGATCGCGATCACCAGCCGCGATCTCGACCAGCGCGAGAGCGAACTGCGCTCGGCGGAGGCCGCCAAGCAGGGCGCGGAGGCCGCGCTCCGCTCGGCCGAGCTCGACCTCGGCTACACCGAGATCCGGGCGCCGGTCGCGGGGCGCGTCGGGCGCATCGAGGTGACGCAGGGCAATCTGGTGGCGGCCGGTCCCGGCGCGCCGGTGCTGACGCGGCTTGTCTCGGTCGACCCGATCTACGCCAGCTTCGACGCCGACGAGCGCGCCGTTTTGAAGGCGCTCGACACGCTTCCCGAAGGCGTCGAGCGCAGCGCCGCGATCGGGGCCATCCCGGTCGAGATGTCCACCAATGCGGGCGGCGCGACGGCGCGCGGCAAGCTGCAATATGTCGACCCCTCGGTGCAGGCGGCGGCCGGCACGGTGCGGGTGCGGGCCGAGTTTCCGAACCCGGACGGCCGGCTGTTCCCGGGCCAGTTCGCGCGGCTGAAAATGGGCGAAGCGAAGGACGCCGACGCCGTGCTGGTCAGCGAGCGGGCGGTCGGCGTCGACCAGGACAAGAGCTTCGTCCTGGTCGTCGGCGACGACGACCGCGCGGCCTATCGCGAGATCCGGCTCGGCGCGTCGGCGGATGGGCTGAAGATCGTGCTGGAGGGTCTGTCCGGCGGCGAACGCGTGGTGGTCGAGGGACTGCAGAAGCTCCGCCCCGGCGCGCTCGTCGCGCCCCAGCCGGTCGCGATGAACGGCATGAAGCTCGACCAGCGGCAGGCGTCGGTGAAGTAG
- a CDS encoding patatin-like phospholipase family protein, whose protein sequence is MEQSTSTSSQSSTDDIASSSLNLGLCLSGGGLRATFFHLGLIRALRDCKNDLGEPLLKRVTHICSVSGGSILAAHLVLNWDKYTGGQAEYNCVESELIKFGGLDIRGRVVRRWLLSILFFPIRFFPQFSHRTKLLQREYQKNLFKNATLSELGGSAELHRPELYILSTSLTTGDLYAFTKFGLNMSGPSKSRAHPLASEQLALAVTASSAFPPLFPPVEIERSKLGASVGEMPHAIDFLTDGGIFDNLGLFQLCTLAEDDGTKINRLIVSDASMEFDWDIKDRYSWITYRTSRSTEIMMKLIGESTLKRADHIHPKIPIDVINISDKISIHANAWLPPEYKNRAKRIRTDLDAFSDVEIETLIQHGYEAAISKLDPISSYLFSHIDSRKNNTISARSLPTIVSLLDKGARRKWRIISVKDPSSYPIILIILIICVSFASSIVGFPFLLKRESNLAQEQKTFRSQEDALLSAIKEGPRVLTADYLEAFRASLADLNLKHLSSAELLFLGKANSDATSTGFQLNSLPPRELWPNIKQTALVLDQFMDIYDINEIEIISAFRSSAYNKALGSSPDSAHMLFYAVDFKVKNKGTPAQWGNILRSIRSEGRFKGGIGISSVFVHLDTRGPLNRDWGE, encoded by the coding sequence ATGGAACAGTCAACCTCGACGTCATCACAATCATCAACTGATGATATTGCTTCAAGTTCGTTGAACTTGGGTCTTTGTCTTTCAGGAGGCGGCCTGAGAGCAACATTTTTTCATCTTGGCTTGATAAGAGCATTGCGCGACTGCAAGAATGATCTTGGAGAACCCTTACTAAAGAGAGTTACTCATATCTGCTCCGTATCTGGCGGAAGCATTCTCGCTGCCCATCTTGTTTTGAATTGGGATAAATACACTGGGGGCCAAGCCGAATATAATTGTGTAGAATCAGAACTTATTAAATTTGGCGGACTCGACATCCGTGGTCGCGTTGTTAGAAGATGGCTATTAAGCATTTTGTTTTTTCCAATACGTTTTTTTCCTCAATTTTCTCATCGAACTAAACTTCTCCAGCGCGAATATCAAAAGAATCTTTTCAAAAATGCGACTTTATCTGAACTCGGAGGGTCTGCAGAGTTACATCGACCTGAATTATACATACTTAGCACTAGCCTTACCACTGGTGATTTGTATGCATTTACAAAATTCGGCCTGAACATGTCTGGGCCTTCAAAAAGCCGAGCACACCCACTTGCTTCAGAACAATTGGCACTGGCCGTTACCGCCTCGTCGGCGTTTCCACCTCTTTTTCCTCCTGTTGAAATTGAGAGATCAAAATTAGGTGCCTCAGTGGGGGAGATGCCGCACGCGATAGACTTCCTAACTGACGGTGGAATTTTCGATAATCTCGGGCTTTTCCAGCTTTGCACGTTAGCGGAAGATGACGGCACAAAAATCAACCGACTCATCGTTTCAGATGCAAGCATGGAGTTCGATTGGGATATCAAGGACAGATATTCTTGGATCACATATCGAACCTCTCGATCAACTGAAATAATGATGAAATTAATAGGTGAGTCGACACTTAAACGTGCTGACCACATACATCCAAAAATACCCATTGATGTTATCAACATATCAGATAAAATCAGCATACACGCCAACGCGTGGCTTCCCCCTGAATATAAAAACCGCGCAAAACGTATTAGGACTGATCTCGATGCGTTCTCCGATGTCGAAATCGAAACACTTATTCAGCATGGATACGAAGCCGCGATATCGAAGCTAGATCCCATTTCTTCCTATCTTTTTTCTCATATAGATAGCAGAAAAAACAATACAATTTCGGCCAGATCACTACCGACTATTGTATCACTACTAGATAAAGGCGCACGAAGAAAATGGCGGATTATTTCAGTTAAAGACCCGTCATCTTACCCAATTATTTTAATTATTTTGATAATATGCGTTAGCTTTGCGTCTTCTATAGTCGGGTTTCCATTCCTGCTAAAGCGCGAATCCAATCTCGCGCAAGAACAAAAGACGTTTAGATCTCAGGAAGACGCTCTTCTCTCCGCCATCAAGGAGGGTCCCCGCGTGTTAACTGCTGATTATCTGGAAGCGTTTCGAGCATCTCTTGCAGACCTGAATTTAAAGCATCTAAGCTCTGCAGAGCTGCTATTCCTTGGAAAGGCTAACAGCGACGCAACGAGCACAGGCTTTCAATTAAATAGCCTCCCGCCTCGCGAGCTATGGCCCAATATAAAGCAAACCGCTTTAGTCTTAGATCAATTTATGGATATTTATGACATTAATGAAATCGAGATAATTTCGGCATTTCGAAGCTCTGCATACAATAAAGCTCTTGGCTCATCGCCCGACAGTGCGCATATGCTCTTCTACGCTGTAGATTTTAAAGTAAAAAACAAAGGAACGCCTGCTCAATGGGGCAATATTTTAAGATCGATCCGATCTGAGGGACGTTTCAAAGGGGGAATTGGGATTTCAAGCGTATTCGTACACTTAGATACGCGAGGCCCGCTTAATAGAGATTGGGGTGAATAA